In one window of Halomarina pelagica DNA:
- a CDS encoding DUF58 domain-containing protein, translating into MRPTKRGVTVVAVAVLAFAFAATFGQEALNAVAAPALVAVLAGAVQMRSGGRPTVERVLPAPGFPGDERTMRVRVDAGGPATVTDRLGYGLRPRESTHELAGATTVEYEFDLTRRGAYDVGPLVVTTYDALGLFEHTYRFATDERMLVYPEVRPVTPAGAFAGLVDRTGTTERHAFDTLREYVPGDALRDIHWKSSAKRGEEFVVMEFADEDSGTVAIACEAAAGERGRNADRMAMATASIATYLLDRGVEVALTTPGGHLDRGLGEHHRLAVLELLARTPPGRVDTAALDRADVRVSADARGRVTVDVQGRTTSFDEIAADGGVVTA; encoded by the coding sequence CGACGTTCGGCCAGGAGGCGCTCAACGCCGTCGCCGCCCCGGCGCTCGTCGCCGTGCTGGCGGGGGCCGTCCAGATGCGCTCGGGCGGTCGTCCGACGGTCGAACGCGTCCTCCCCGCGCCGGGGTTCCCGGGCGACGAGCGGACGATGCGCGTCCGCGTCGACGCCGGCGGTCCGGCGACGGTGACCGACCGCCTCGGCTACGGACTCCGTCCCCGCGAGTCGACCCACGAACTCGCCGGCGCGACCACCGTCGAGTACGAGTTCGACCTCACCCGTCGGGGTGCCTACGACGTCGGACCGCTCGTCGTGACGACGTACGACGCCCTCGGGTTGTTCGAGCACACGTACCGATTCGCGACCGACGAGCGGATGCTCGTCTACCCCGAGGTCCGTCCCGTGACGCCGGCCGGCGCGTTCGCGGGCCTCGTCGACCGGACGGGGACGACCGAGCGCCACGCGTTCGACACCCTGCGCGAGTACGTCCCCGGCGACGCGCTCCGCGACATCCACTGGAAGTCGAGCGCGAAGCGAGGGGAGGAGTTCGTCGTCATGGAGTTCGCCGACGAGGACAGCGGGACGGTCGCCATCGCGTGCGAGGCCGCCGCGGGCGAGCGCGGGCGGAACGCCGACCGGATGGCGATGGCGACGGCCAGCATCGCGACGTACCTCCTCGATCGGGGGGTCGAGGTGGCGCTGACGACGCCCGGCGGTCACCTCGATCGCGGCCTCGGCGAGCACCACCGCCTCGCCGTCCTCGAACTGCTCGCGCGCACCCCGCCCGGCAGGGTCGACACGGCCGCCCTCGACCGCGCCGACGTTCGGGTCAGCGCCGACGCCCGCGGTCGGGTGACCGTCGACGTCCAGGGACGGACGACGTCGTTCGACGAGATCGCCGCCGACGGCGGGGTGGTGACGGCGTGA